One window of the Chryseotalea sp. WA131a genome contains the following:
- a CDS encoding ABC transporter permease, producing the protein MLKNYFKIAFRNLVKQKGYSFINIAGLATGMAVAILIGLWISDGLTYNTYHPNYDTIAQVWQNNVYNGEVQSQVSNPYVMGEEIRSKYGSDFKYVLQATWNFTRILTVGEKKFNKDGYYFEPEVTEMLSLKMLKGTRDGLKDPYSILLSESLAKTYFGDTDPMNQMIRIDNKYDVKVTGVYEDLPYNTFFRNMNYILPWELYLISNDWIKKMENPWGSNFTQTFVQIAENADMEGVSQKIRDVKLNQLKDEGDRKYKPEVFLHPMSKWYLYSEFKNGINSGGRIEQIWLFGTIGVFVLLLACINFMNLSTARSEKRAKEVGIRKSIGSVRSQLVVQYFSESLLVAFISFLVALLAVQLMLPTFNQVADKRLTMPWGSGTFWVAGIVFSLFTGLIAGSYPALYLSSFNPVKVLKGTFRVGRFASLPRKVLVVVQFSVSVILIIGTVIVFRQIQFAKDRPIGYERNGLVQMFMITPELHKHFDAVRNELKSSGAILEMAESGSPPTQIWNTNGGFEWKGKDPALAVDFPNTSVTFDYGKTIGWQFVEGRDFSPEHATDSLAFVINQAAAKFLGFENPVGEMLKWDNKSYTIIGIIKDMIVESPYEPARASLFHISKDDGNVILMKLNPAKGSHESIEKIKAICEKFNPESPFEYQFVDQEYAQKFQGEERIGKLASFFAGLAIFISCLGIFGLASFVAEQRSKEIGVRKVLGASVFGLWKMLSGDFILLVLISFLLAVPISYFLMGGWLAKYQYRTEMAWWIFVAAGAGALIITLATVSYQSIKAAMANPVNSLRTE; encoded by the coding sequence ATGCTCAAGAATTACTTCAAAATTGCCTTTCGCAATCTCGTAAAACAAAAAGGCTATTCGTTTATCAACATTGCAGGGCTGGCCACAGGCATGGCAGTCGCCATTTTAATTGGCCTTTGGATATCGGATGGATTAACCTACAACACCTATCACCCCAATTACGATACTATTGCACAGGTCTGGCAGAACAATGTATATAATGGCGAAGTGCAGTCGCAGGTTTCAAATCCGTATGTGATGGGCGAAGAAATTCGAAGCAAATATGGCAGCGACTTTAAATATGTACTTCAGGCCACCTGGAACTTCACACGCATTCTCACCGTAGGCGAAAAGAAATTCAATAAGGATGGTTATTACTTCGAGCCTGAAGTAACAGAAATGCTTTCGCTCAAAATGCTGAAGGGCACACGTGATGGATTGAAAGATCCGTATTCCATCTTGTTATCGGAGTCGTTGGCTAAAACCTACTTTGGCGATACCGACCCGATGAACCAAATGATTCGCATCGATAATAAATACGATGTGAAGGTGACAGGTGTGTACGAAGACTTGCCGTACAACACATTCTTTCGCAATATGAATTACATTTTGCCTTGGGAACTCTACCTGATTAGCAATGACTGGATCAAGAAAATGGAAAATCCGTGGGGCAGCAATTTCACCCAAACATTTGTGCAAATAGCTGAAAATGCAGACATGGAAGGAGTGTCACAAAAAATAAGAGATGTAAAATTGAACCAACTAAAAGACGAGGGAGACCGAAAGTATAAGCCGGAAGTTTTTCTTCACCCCATGAGTAAATGGTATCTCTATTCCGAATTTAAAAACGGAATAAACTCGGGAGGACGTATCGAACAAATCTGGTTGTTTGGCACAATTGGTGTTTTTGTTCTTCTTTTGGCGTGTATCAACTTCATGAACCTGAGCACCGCCCGATCGGAGAAGCGTGCTAAAGAAGTGGGCATTCGCAAATCCATTGGTTCGGTACGATCGCAGCTGGTGGTCCAGTATTTTAGTGAATCGCTTTTGGTCGCTTTCATCTCTTTTTTAGTGGCTTTGCTGGCCGTGCAATTGATGTTGCCAACCTTCAATCAGGTAGCCGATAAACGATTGACCATGCCTTGGGGAAGTGGCACTTTCTGGGTGGCTGGCATTGTGTTTAGTTTGTTCACTGGCTTGATTGCAGGCAGTTATCCCGCACTCTATCTTTCTTCTTTCAATCCGGTAAAAGTTTTGAAAGGAACATTTCGTGTTGGTCGTTTTGCTTCGCTGCCTCGCAAGGTGTTGGTGGTTGTTCAGTTCAGCGTTTCTGTGATACTCATTATTGGAACGGTAATCGTATTCCGGCAGATTCAATTTGCCAAAGACCGGCCCATCGGCTACGAAAGAAACGGACTTGTGCAAATGTTTATGATCACTCCGGAATTGCACAAACATTTTGATGCGGTTCGAAACGAACTAAAATCATCGGGTGCTATTTTGGAAATGGCGGAATCGGGAAGCCCTCCTACGCAAATATGGAATACCAATGGTGGTTTTGAATGGAAGGGAAAAGATCCGGCTTTGGCGGTTGACTTTCCGAATACCAGTGTAACGTTTGACTATGGAAAAACAATTGGGTGGCAGTTTGTGGAGGGAAGAGATTTTTCGCCTGAACATGCTACCGATTCTTTAGCCTTTGTAATCAATCAGGCAGCTGCTAAGTTTTTAGGATTTGAAAATCCGGTGGGTGAAATGTTGAAGTGGGATAATAAGTCGTATACGATTATTGGCATTATCAAAGATATGATAGTCGAGTCGCCCTATGAGCCTGCCAGAGCCTCGTTGTTTCATATTTCGAAAGATGATGGTAATGTTATTCTAATGAAGCTCAACCCTGCAAAGGGTTCACACGAATCTATCGAAAAAATAAAAGCGATTTGTGAAAAATTTAACCCAGAATCTCCCTTTGAATATCAATTTGTTGATCAAGAATATGCACAGAAGTTTCAAGGAGAAGAGCGTATCGGAAAACTGGCGAGTTTCTTTGCCGGCCTTGCCATCTTTATCAGTTGCTTGGGCATTTTCGGATTGGCTTCATTTGTAGCAGAACAACGTTCGAAAGAAATTGGAGTGAGAAAGGTGTTGGGGGCATCGGTATTTGGATTATGGAAAATGCTCTCTGGTGATTTTATCTTGCTGGTGCTCATCTCTTTTTTGTTAGCTGTGCCTATATCGTATTTCTTGATGGGTGGCTGGCTTGCCAAGTATCAATATCGTACAGAAATGGCGTGGTGGATATTTGTAGCAGCCGGAGCAGGTGCTTTGATCATCACACTGGCAACGGTGAGCTATCAATCCATTAAAGCGGCAATGGCGAATCCGGTAAACAGCTTAAGGACAGAGTAA